The Blastocatellia bacterium genomic sequence GCTGATTCTGGAGCGGCAGTACGATACCGCTCAAGCGCTCGAAGTAGCTGGACGGCTTGTCTTCTCACATCGGGCTGTGTCGTTCTGGGTGGCTGGATGGATTTTGTGGTTGGCAACCGTTGCCGGATTCTTCCTGTGCGGCGTCGGCGGATTAGTGACGATTCCGCTGGTGCTGTGCGCGATGGCTGTGGCCTACTCGCAGTTCTTCGGTCTGCCGCCCGCTCAACCCACGCAACCATTTTGGAATCCGCCACCGCCGCCTTCATCATGGATGGGGAGATGACGAAATTTGAGCAGAGAGAGTGTCGCACAACGCCTGTGGTCAAAGCGACCCTCGCCGCTGGAGGCGCTCTTTGCTCGCTGCGTGATAGGGGGATGTTATGACGAAAATTGAGCGTGCCATTCTGAACGTGGAAAAGCAACAAGCAGCAGCCTTCAATCGAGGCGATTTACAAACGGTTTTGCAAGCGTTCGCCCCAACGGTCGTCTGCTTTTCATCAACGCAACACGCGCGCGTGACAGGACGCGCGGCCATGCGTCGGACGTTTGAATACTACCTGAAGCAGGCTGACAAGGTGACATACACAATCACCGAGCCTGTCGTTCAAGTCTATGGCGACACGGCCATTGTCAGTTTCTACTGGACGGTGACGCTCAAGAGTGGCTCCAAGCGTCAAACCATCGAAGGGCGCGGCAGCCACGTGCTCAGACAACAGAACGGCTCATGGCAGATCGTGCATGAACACTTCTCGCGGGCGCATCACGGGTAACGGGTGAGTCGGCTCAGGCGCACTTTTGAAACCAAGCCTGTGAAGATTGCCTCGCCTATCTTGGACAGATCAAAGCAGGGTTTCCGTCCGAGCTAAGACCAATGGCCCGGAGAGCAGCCATCGTTGATGAAGCGACAGGCACTCGCCCAGGCGCTCAAACTCGCCACGTAACGATGAAAAATAAATCCTTTATGCAGGCATTTCGTGGGCTATTTTTCGGGAGAGGCAGCAACAGAATGTCCCAAGCGGCCGGCTCCGATTTTCTGTGGGCACATTTGTATTAGAGCAATTTTCAATGCCTTTAGCATGGTGGCTCCGCATCTTTCGGGCTAATGCACGGTGGAAGCGTGCGCTCCCAGGGTAAATTCATTCACAAACCGCTCGA encodes the following:
- a CDS encoding nuclear transport factor 2 family protein; this translates as MTKIERAILNVEKQQAAAFNRGDLQTVLQAFAPTVVCFSSTQHARVTGRAAMRRTFEYYLKQADKVTYTITEPVVQVYGDTAIVSFYWTVTLKSGSKRQTIEGRGSHVLRQQNGSWQIVHEHFSRAHHG